The following are from one region of the Corylus avellana chromosome ca1, CavTom2PMs-1.0 genome:
- the LOC132168809 gene encoding putative F-box/FBD/LRR-repeat protein At4g03220 gives MEITMQDPVQDEDGDGDGDGDRLSSLPDRIFHRIISFLTLKDLARLSFASRRCQELCNSTPTLSLSNIDLLEPDNILCRLSIYAFLHTLMLDRCSHRVKMQSLSLLWSFQHSLPDEENLVWSWLQHAVDSGVGEFNLDFTGKPFSLPVCVLGCGSLISLVVNTNNGVLQFPSTLSLSYASSSKLRLLTLESVRMEDDIFQQWLPSFKFLKALSLSKVSGMKSMRITSSSIEKLRIASDDDLCHIQIQEVEKLNELYIFCRVNNCGTKSLEISAPNLQRFFWEGFAVDYLCMRSSSHLWQATIDLSLPADQPRRQLR, from the coding sequence ATGGAAATCACCATGCAAGACCCAGTGCAGGATGAGGATGGCGATGGCGATGGCGATGGCGATAGACTCAGCAGCCTTCCAGACCGCATTTTTCACCGCATTATTTCGTTCCTCACGTTAAAAGACCTCGCCCGGCTGAGCTTCGCATCAAGAAGATGCCAAGAGCTCTGCAACTCCACGCCAACCCTGAGTTTAAGCAACATAGATTTATTGGAACCCGACAACATATTATGCCGACTCAGCATCTACGCCTTTCTCCACACCCTCATGCTCGACCGCTGCTCGCACAGGGTGAAGATGCAGAGCCTTTCCCTCCTTTGGTCTTTCCAACACAGCCTCCCCGACGAAGAAAACCTCGTCTGGTCGTGGCTGCAACACGCAGTAGACTCCGGCGTCGGAGAATTCAACCTCGACTTCACCGGAAAACCCTTCTCCCTCCCGGTTTGCGTTCTGGGTTGCGGATCCCTCATCTCCCTCGTCGTCAACACCAACAATGGCGTTCTCCAATTCCCCTCCACATTATCACTCTCTTATGCTTCTTCTTCTAAGCTTCGATTACTAACTCTAGAATCTGTTCGAATGGAAGACGACATCTTCCAGCAATGGCTTCCGTCTTTCAAGTTCCTCAAGGCATTGTCTCTTTCAAAAGTAAGCGGGATGAAGAGCATGAGAATCACCAGCTCGTCCATTGAAAAGCTGAGAATAGCAAGCGACGACGATCTCTGCCATATTCAAATTCAGGAGGTGGAAAAACTCAACGAGCTTTATATATTCTGTAGAGTCAACAACTGTGGAACCAAATCCTTGGAGATCTCTGCTCCCAATCTACAGAGATTTTTCTGGGAAGGTTTTGCTGTGGATTACCTCTGTATGAGGAGTTCGTCGCATCTGTGGCAGGCCACCATTGATCTTTCACTGCCTGCTGATCAACCGAGGCGCCAACTTCGATAA